CGGCCTTGAAGGAGCAGCCCACGCCGCAATAGGCGCAGGTGGTGACGACGGATCGCTCCGGCATGCCCTTTTCGAGCACGGATTTCTCGCGCAATGCATCGGTCGGGCAGGCCTGCACGCAGGCTCCGCAGGACACGCATTCGGAACCGATGAAGTCCTCGTGCATGCCGGGGACGATGCGCGACTCGAAGCCGCGTCCCTCAATCGTCAGGGCGAAGGTTCCCTGCACCTCCTCGCAGGCGCGCACGCAGCGCGAGCAGACGATGCACTGCGCCGGATCGTAGGCGAAATAGGGGTTGGACTCGTCGCGGACGAGGTAGTCGACGGTCAGCGAGCCGTGGCCCGGCGCGACGCCTTCATCCGGCTTGACGTGGTTGCGGCCGCCGACGCCGTAGCGGTTCTCGGTGAGGCCTACCGACCGCGCCACCTGGTCGAACTCGCTGGCGCCTGTGCCGGCCTTCTCGTTCCAGCCCGTCGGATGGTCCGAGACATAGAGCTCCATGACGCCGCGCCGGATGGCGTCCAGCCGGTCGCTTTGCGTGCGCACGACCATGCCCTCGCCGACCGGCGTCGTGCAGGAGGCGGGAGTGCCGTTGCGGCCCTCGATCTCGACCAGGCAGATGCGGCAGGAGCCGAACGAGTCCAGCATGTCCGTCGCGCACAGTTTCGGAATCTCGACGCCGGCTTCCATCGAGGCGCGCATGATCGACGTGCCCTCGGGCACCGTGATGGCGCGACCGTCGACGGTCAGCGTCACCTGCTTCTGCGCCGTCGAGGCAGGCGTGCCGTAGTCGATCTCTTCCACCAGCGTCGGGATGTCGGCCATGATGTTCATCGTCCGCTCCTATTCCGCAGCCACGCGCACCGGCGCCGGCTTGAAATCCTCGGGGAAGTGGGTGAGGGCGCTCATCACCGGATAGGGCGTGAAGCCGCCGAGCGCGCAAAGCGAGCCGAACTTCATCGTGTTGCAGAGGTCTGTGACGAGCTCAAGATTCTTCTCCGGCTGGATACCGGCCGCCACCTTGTCCAGCGTCTCCACCCCGCGCGTCGAGCCGATGCGGCATGGCGTGCACTTGCCGCAGCTCTCGACGGCGCAGAACTCCATGGCGAAACGCGCCATCTTCAGCATGTCGGCCGTGTCGTCGAACACGGTGATGCCGGCATGGCCGATCAGCCCGTCCTTCGCCGCGAAGGCTTCGTAGTCGAACGGCGTGTCGAACAGCGCGCGCGGGAAATAGGCGCCCAGCGGCCCGCCGACCTGCACCGCCTTGACCGGGCGTCCGCTCGCCGTGCCGCCGCCGATGCCGTCGACGATCTCGCCCAGCGTCAGGCCGAAGGCGGTCTCGAACAAGCCGCCATATCTGACATTGCCGGCGATCTGGATCGGGATCGTGCCGCGCGAGCGGCCCATGCCGAAATTCTTGTAGAACTCCGCGCCCCTGTCCATGATGATCGGCACGGAGGCGAGCGAGATCACGTTGTTGATCACGGTCGGCTTGCCGAAAAGCCCTTCTATCGCCGGCAGCGGCGGCTTGGCGCGGACCACGCCGCGCTTGCCCTCCAGCGAGTTGAGCAGCGACGTCTCCTCGCCGCAGACATAGGCGCCCGCGCCGACCCGCACCTCCATGTCGAAGGCATGGGCGGAGCCGAGCACATTGACGCCGAGCACCCCGGCGCGCCGCGCGATCTCGACCGCCTTCCGCATCTTGACGACGGCGTGCGGATATTCGGAGCGGATATAGATGAAGCCCTTCGTCGCGCCGGTCGCGATGCCGGCGATCGCCATGCCCTCGATGAGCACGAAGGGATCGCCTTCCATGACCATGCGGTCGGCGAAGGTGGCGCTGTCGCCCTCGTCGGCATTGCAAACGATGTATTTCCGGTCGGCGACGGCGTTGAGCACCGTATTCCACTTGATGCCAGTCGGGAAGCCGGCGCCGCCGCGTCCGCGCAGGCCGCTGTCCGTAACCTGCTTGACGATGTCGGCGGGCGCCATCGACACAGCCTTCCTCAGTCCGGTCAGGCCGCCATGCGCGCGGTAGTCGTCAAGCGACAGCGGGTCGGTGATGCCGCAGCGCGCGAAGGTCAGGCGGATCTGCCGCGCAAGGAAGGGCAACTCCTCCGGATTGCCCAGCGACAGGCTATGCATGCCGCCCGTGGCGAGGCCCGCATCGAACAGGCCCGGCACGTCCCTTGCCTTCACTGGCCCATAAGCGACGCGGCCGAATTCGGCCGCCACTTCGATCATCGGCTCCAGCCAGAACATGCCGCGCGATCCGTTGCGGACGATCTTCGCATCGATGCCGCGCGCCGCGATTTCGGCCACGACAGCCTTCGCGACTTTTTCGGCGCCCAGCGCCAGCGCGGCGGAATCGTCGGGAATATAGATGGTGACGGTCATGTCCGCACCGCCTCGACGATCTCCTCGATCGCCTCATCATCGACGCGGCCTATCACTTCTCCGTCGAGCATGGCCGACGGCCCGCAGGCGCAGAGGCCGAGGCAATAGACCGGCTCGAGCGTCACAGAACCGTCGCTCGTCGTCTCGTGGAAACCGATGCCGAGCGCCTGCTTCACCTTCGACGCGACGCCGTCCGAGCCCATAGACTGGCAAGCTTCCGCCTGGCACAGCTTCAGCACGTGCCGGCCGGCCGGAACCTTGCGATAGTCGTGATAGAAGCTCACGACGCCGTAGACCTCGGCCCGCGACATGTTCAGTTCATGCGCGATGACGGGCAGGGACTCCCTCGGAACGTATCCGAACTCTTCCTGAAGGTCGTGAAGGATGGGCAGCAGAGGACCTTCAAGATCCTTCAGGCCTGCGATCACCTCGACGGTGCGCTGCTCGATCTCGGTACTTGCGGGCTGCATCGCCATGCAGCGCCCTCCCTGAATCCGCGTCACGCCTGACGCTAAGTTCTTATCACAGCAGAAGAAACCGCCAGGATCAATAAAGCTGTGCCGTGGTTTGATAGAAGATTTCTATCAAACTTCGGACTCTTTATCGATATCGCGGCGGGCGCGGCGGAAATCGTCCGCAAGCGTCATCGCCTCGTCCAGCAGCGCCGCCACCAGCGGCGTATGCGGCTCGCGCGGCGTCGCGACCAGCCCGACCGTATGGCTGGCATCCGGCTTGACGATGGGAATGGCGCGGATCGGCTCCGCGAAGCCGAAGGTTTCAGCGAGGTTGAGCGGCATGATCGACGACCACTTGCCCGTGCGGATATGCGAGAAGAGCACGATCATCGAGTTGGACTCCAGCGTCGGCCTCACGACGACGCCGGCTTCGCCGAGATGCTGGTCGATGATGCGCCGGTTCTGCATGTCGGGCGTCAGCAGGCAGAGCGGCAACTCGCTGATCTCGGCCCACGATACCGTTTCGCGTTCGGAATATCTGGTGCCGGCGGCGGTGATGAGCTGGTAGCGCTCGGAATAGAGCGGCACGGAGACGACCCGACCGAGCGGCTCGTTCTCCAGATAGGTGATGCCCGCATCGACATCGAAATTGGCGAGCATGGACAGCGTCTCGATGGAGGTACGCGACAGGATCGAAAAGGTGACGCCGGGGTGCTTCTCGCGGAACGGCGTGGTGAGCCGCGGGATCATCGCCAACGCCGTCGGTATCGCGGCGATGCGGATGCGGCCGGTCAGGCCGCGCTTGGCGGCGCGCATTTCCTCCCGCATGGCGCGCGCGTCGCCGGTAATGCGCCGAGCCCAGGAAAGCACCTGTTCGCCCTCCGGCGTCAGGCCCTGGAAGCGCGAGCCGCGCTGCACCAGCATGACGCCGAGCTGGTCCTCGAGCTGCTTGATCGCGGCCGACAGGGTCGGCTGGGTGATGCCGAGATCCTCGGCGGCGCGGCCGAAATGCCGGGCCTTGGCCAGCGCCATGAAGAATTCGAGCTTGTCGATCATGGCCCGAGCCTAGAGAGGTTCGGATGCGGAAGAAAGACGGCGACAGGAGAAGGCCTGCCGGCCGTTGGCGCCAGCAGCTTCCTTGGCCTCCCTCTCGAACCACAGCCGGCCGCGACCATGGCGACGCTTGGTTCGCGCGGCCCGATGGACTATCTGAACGGCTGAACCAGTCGGGCAAGGCCAATGAACGTCACCAGAGAAGCCGTCATCGAGAAGCTGAGGACCGTCAACGGTCCCGATTTTTCGGGCAACATCGTCGATCTCGGCCTGGTGTCCGAGATTTTCATCGCCGATTCGAAGGTGTTCTTTTCCGTCACCGTACCTGCGGCGCGCGCGCAGGAACTCGAGCCGCTGCGTGCAGCGGCGGAGCGCGCCGTGAAGTCGATACCGGGCGTCGCCGGGGCTGTCGTGGCGCTGACAGCGGAAAAGAAGGGCGGCGGCATGGAAGCCGCGCAGCCGCGGCCCGTCCCGAAGCCAGCACAGGCGCGTGCCACTGCAACACCTCCGGCCCCGCCGTCGCAGACCAGCGGCCGCCGCGGCGTTCCCGGCATCGCCTCGATCATCGCGGTCGCGTCCGGGAAGGGCGGCGTCGGCAAGTCGACCACAGCCGTCAATCTGGCTCTCGGTCTGGCCGCCATCGGCCTGAAGGTCGGCATACTGGACGCCGACATCTACGGCCCCTCCATGCCGCGCCTGCTCGGCGTGACGGGAAAGCCAGAGACGGTCGACGGCCGCATTCTGAGGCCGAAGGAGCGCTACGGGCTCAAGGTCATGTCGATGGGTTTCCTCGTCGAGGAGGAGACGCCGATGATCTGGCGCGGGCCGATGGTCATATCGGCCCTCACCCAGATGCTGCGTGAAGTCGAATGGGGTCCCCTCGACGTGCTGGTGGTCGACATGCCGCCCGGCACGGGCGATGCGCAGCTGACCATGGCGCAGCAGGTGCCGCTGGCCGGTGCGGTCATCGTCTCGACCCCGCAGGATCTGGCGCTGATCGATGCGCGCAAGGGCCTCAACATGTTCCGCAAGGTCGACGTGCCGCTGCTCGGCATCGTCGAAAACATGAGCTACTTCATCGCTCCCGATACCGGCAAGCGCTACGATATCTTCGGGCATGGCGGCGCGCGCAGGGAGGCGGAGCGGCTTGGCGTCGCCTTTCTCGGCGCGGTGCCGCTGGAGATGCGGACGCGCGAAACCTCGGACGCCGGCACGCCGGTCGTGGTGGCGGAGCCGGAAAGCGCGCAGGCGAAGGTCTATCGCGACATCGCCGCCAAGGTCTGGTCGCGGCTGCGGGAGGAGCGCGGCGCAGCCGAAGCCGCCGTTCCGCAGATCGTGTTCGAGTAGCGGTTACGACGCGCGCTATGCGCCGACCTTCTCCCCGAAGGTCGAGAAGAATTCGCCCGCCAGCTTCTTCGACGTCGAGGTGATCAGGCGGCTGCCGAGCTGCGCGATCTTGCCGCCGACATCGGCCTTTGCCTCGTATTTCAACAGGGTCATACCTGGGCCGTCCTCGGTCAATGTGACGTCCGCGCCGCCCTTGGCGAACCCGGCTATGCCACCCTTGCCCTCGCCCTGGATGGTGTAGGAATTCGGCGGGTTCAGGTTCTTCAGCGTCACCGCGCCGTTGAAGGTTGCCTTGATCGGCCCGATCTTCAGCACGACCGTGGCCGCGAGATCGTTGTCGGAGGTCTTTTCGAGGCTTTGACAGCCGGGGATGCACTGTTTCAGGACTTCCGGATCGTTGAGCGCGGCCCACACCTTGTCGATCGGCGCCGCGATCTTCTCCTCGCCTTCGATAACCAGAGCCATGCGATCCTCCTGCCTTGCGGGTTCTATCTGGTACCCCGGCGTCGCGAAGCTGTCCATCGCGCCGAGAGTGAAGATTCGGCGTAGGCTTGAAGGAGGCGGGACGAGTTCCGGAAGCTCTCCGTAGTGTCTGAATGGGGCAGAGGCTCGGGCAGCGATTACTCCGATTTATCAGACTTGCGCTGCCAAAAGCACTGGTAGGACGGCACGGCGCTGCGACTTGTCGCAGGAACAGACGATGCTACCCCTTGCCCCGATGGTAGCGTTGTCATAACGATTGCCGCAAGGATTCCAGGGAGTGACCGATGGACGGGCCAGTTACCAAGAAAAAATACCGGTCTCAGGAGTGGTTTGACAATCCTGACAATCCGGGGATGACGGCGCTTTATCTCGAGCGTTATCTGAACTTCGGTCTGACGCGGGAGGAGTTGCAGTCCGGCAAGCCGATCGTCGGCATTGCGCAGACGGGGTCGGACCTGTCGCCCTGCAACCGGCACCATATCGAGCTGGCCAAGCGCATCCGCTCCGGCATCGAGGCGGCGGGCGGCATCCCGATGGAGTTCCCGGTCCATCCGATCCAGGAGACGGGCAAGCGGCCGACGGCGACGCTCGACCGCAATCTGGCCTATCTGGGACTGGTGGAGCTGCTCTACGGCTATCCGCTGGACGGGGTGGTGCTGACCATCGGCTGCGACAAGACCACGCCGGCGCTGTTGATGGCGGCGGCGACCGTCAACCTGCCGGCCATCGCCTTCTCCGTCGGCCCGATGCTGAATGGCTGGCACCGGGGCGAGCGGACGGGCTCCGGCACCATCGCCTGGAAGGCGCGGGAGCTGCATGCCGCCGGCAAGATCGACTACAACGAGTTCATGGAGCTTGTCGCCTCGTCGGCGCCGTCGGTCGGCTATTGCAACACGATGGGCACGGCGACGACGATGAACAGCCTTGCCGAGGCGCTCGGCATGCAGCTTCCCGGCTCGGCGGCGATCCCGGCGCCCTATCGCGAGCGCGGCCAGATGGCCTATGCGACGGGCAAGCGCATCGTCGACATGGTCAGGGAGGATCTGAAGCCCTCCGACATCATGACGCGCAAGGCCTTCGAGAACGCCATCGTCATCAACTCGGCCATCGGCGGCTCGACCAATGCGCCGATCCACCTCAACGCCATCGCGCGCCATCTCGGCGTCGAGCTCGACAATGACGACTGGCAGAAGATCGGCCACGAGATCCCGCTGCTGGTCAATCTGCAGCCGGCCGGCGAGTATCTGGGCGAGGACTACCACCATGCCGGCGGCGTGCCGGCGGTGGCGATGGAACTGATGAAGGCCGACCTGCTGCCGCACCCGGACGCGCTGACGGTCAATGGCAGGACGATCGGCGACAACTGCAAGGGCGTCGAGAACCTCGACACCCGTGTGATCATGACGGTGGCCGAGCCGATGAAGCGGGCGGCCGGCTTCATCAACCTCAAGGGCAATTTGTTCGACAGCGCCATCATGAAGACCAGCGTGATCTCGCCCGAGTTCCGCGACCGCTACCTGTCGAACCCGAACGATCCGGAGGCCTTCGAGGGCAGGGCGATGGTGTTCGACGGGCCGGAGGACTATCACAGGCGCATCGACGACCCGTCGCTGGGCATCGACGAGTTCACGGTGCTGTTCATGCGCGGCACCGGGCCGATCGGCTATCCGGGCGGCGCGGAGGTGGTGAACATGCAGCCGCCGGACTATCTGATCAGGAAGGGCGTGCTGTCCTTGCCCTGCATCGGCGACGGGCGGCAGTCGGGCACGTCGGGCTCGCCGTCGATCCTCAACGCGGCGCCGGAGGCGGCCATCGGCGGCGGACTGGCCCTGCTCAAGTCCGGCGACCGGGTGCGCATCGATCTGAGGAAGGGCACGGCCGACATCCTGATCCCGGAGGCGGAACTGGAGGAGCGGCGCAAGGCGCTCGCGGCCAGAGGCGGCTACCAGTATCCGAAGAGCCAGACGCCGTGGCAGGAGATCCAGCGCTCCATGGTCGACCAGTTCGACGAGGGCATGGTGCTCAAGCCGGCCATCAAATACCGCGACGTCGCCCACACAAGCGGCGTGCCACGCGACAATCATTGACGCCATCAGGCAGAAAGGGTGAGGGCAGCGCCCTCGCCCTTCATGCCGACTTCAGATGGTTTTCGCCAGATCCTCGAGTTGCTGGGCGCATTGCATCCAGCCCTCGTGAAATCCCATCTTCTCGTGGGCGTCCCGGTCTTCCTTCGTCCAGTGGCCGGCGCGCGCCGTATAGCGCGTCTTGCCGCCTTCGTCCTCGAAGGTGACGGTGCCGACGAAGAACGGTTTTTCGGACGGCACCCAGGCCTCGGTGAAAGCGTCGGTGAAGACGATCTTCTCGTTCGGCACGACTTCCAGATAGACGCCGCGGTTCGGATATTCGTTGCCCGCGGGATCGGCCATGACGACGAAGCTGGACCCGCCGGCCCGCGGATCGGTCTCCGCGCGCGGCGTCGACCAGGGCTTCGGCGTGAACCATTGCGTGATCAGTTCAGCTTCGGTCCAGCAGCGGAACAGCTTGTCGCGCGGCGCGTCGATCAGCTTCGTGATGACCAGTTCGAGGTCATTGTTCGGCGTGGCTTCCATCATCGTCTCCGTTGTCGGTCTGATGCTACAAGGACGTGCGCACGTGACCGTTCCGACACCCTTCGGAAAATAAACCCGGCAGGCTCCGGAATGCTGCCTGTCCCGAGGTTCTTTCATCTTCCGCTCAAATCATCGTGCAACGGCCACGCGAGCGGCGATGTTGTCTGCGGCCGATGATGGAGGCATAGTGCGGCGTCATCCTTTCGGGCGGGAGGTGAAGCATGAGGAAATGGGCTCTGACAGGCGCAGCGTTCGTTCTGCTGTCGGTGGGCGGAGGCGCAACGATACAGCAGGTCGAGGCGGCCTCGCCGACGAGCAGCTTCTGCAAGCGCTGGTATGCCGACATCACGAAGAAGCCGGCGAAACGCGCCATGGCGCTGTCGGAGGATGGCAAGACCTGTCATTCGGTGTGGGGCGTCAGCAGTCAGGGCGCCGCTGACCGTCAGGCCGTGCATGGCTGTCAGGATGGCGGCAAGCGCAAATGCAGCGTTGTCCGTAGATAGGCCATACTCTCTGCGCAATCGCGCGTCATCCTGTCGGACGAAACTGGGGATTGCGGTATTGGGCTGCCGCACGGCGATGCTGTTGGGCGTTTTGATGCTGGCCGTGACGGTGGCCGGCACGATGCCGTCACACGCCGCGAAACGGGTCGCGCTCGTCATCGGCAACAGCGGCTACGAAAACCTGTCGACCCTCTCCAACCCGGTGCGCGACGCCGCCAGAATGGCCGAGATCGTTTCCGCGAACGGCTTCGAGGTGATGCGCTGCGGCGACGGCGCCGCAGGCTGCTTCGATCTCGATCGCGGCGACATGCTGGACGCGCTGGAAGACTTTCGCGACATGGCCGAGGGCGCCGATGTGGCGCTGGTGTTCTACGCCGGCCACGGCATGCAGACGGCGGAAGGCAACGTGCTCGCTCCGACCGATATCGAGGTCTCCTGCGAGGATTGGCGCGCGCGCCGCGCCGTGCTGCTGGACGACGTGCTCGGGGCGATGGAGGGGGCGAAGGAGAAGATCGTCATCATCGACGCCTGCCGCAACGATCCCTTCAAGGCCCAGCAATGCATGGCGCGGGGCGCGCGTCCGCTCTCCTTCGGCAGCATCGCCGTGCCGGACTCCGTCTCGCGCTTCCTTCTGATGACGTCGACGCAGAATGGACAGGTCGCGCAGGACGGCCGCGCCGGCGAGCATTCGCCTTTCGCGGAAGCGCTTTTCAACGTCATGGAAAGCGCGCCCGGGCAGCGCTTCGATCAGCTTCTCGACCGCGTGACGAAGCGTGTTGTGGAGCGCACGGCGGCGGCGAATTTCACCCAGATACCGGAAATCCTCATCCGTGGCGGCGCGCCCGAATCCTGCCTTGCCGCCGGCAATTGCGAGGGCGTCTCCGGCGACGCCGACCTGCGCCGGGAGATCGCCGAGCTGAAGGCGAGGAATGCCCGCAACCAGGAGTATGAGGAGATCGTCGTCGCGCTTCTGGAGAATGCCGGCTACGGGGATCTCGATTCGATTCCCGCAACCGAGCGCCAGCGTTTCTTCGATGGCATCATGGCGGCAGGGCGCGCTCTTTCGGCGAAGGGCGAGCAGGGCGAGGTGGCGCTGGCCGCCCTGCGCAGCGGCGACATGGATGCCGCCGAAGCCGTTTTCCAGCGCGACCTGAAAGAGGCCAGGCATGCGGCCGCAAAGGAGCGTGAGCGGGCGGCCGAAAGCGCGCGGCATCTGGCGGCGCTGGCGCGGCCGCACGATACCGGCAAGGCGGCGGAATACTACGCTGAGGCGGCCGAACTCGATCCTGCAAACGCCCAGAACTGGATCGATCTCGCCGAAACCTCCCTCGCGACCGGCGACCAGCCGACGGCGGCGGGAGCCTATGAGAAAGCGGTCGTGCTTGCCAGGAAAGGGTCTGCCTCGCCCGAACAACGCGT
The window above is part of the Rhizobiaceae bacterium genome. Proteins encoded here:
- a CDS encoding P-loop NTPase; this encodes MNVTREAVIEKLRTVNGPDFSGNIVDLGLVSEIFIADSKVFFSVTVPAARAQELEPLRAAAERAVKSIPGVAGAVVALTAEKKGGGMEAAQPRPVPKPAQARATATPPAPPSQTSGRRGVPGIASIIAVASGKGGVGKSTTAVNLALGLAAIGLKVGILDADIYGPSMPRLLGVTGKPETVDGRILRPKERYGLKVMSMGFLVEEETPMIWRGPMVISALTQMLREVEWGPLDVLVVDMPPGTGDAQLTMAQQVPLAGAVIVSTPQDLALIDARKGLNMFRKVDVPLLGIVENMSYFIAPDTGKRYDIFGHGGARREAERLGVAFLGAVPLEMRTRETSDAGTPVVVAEPESAQAKVYRDIAAKVWSRLREERGAAEAAVPQIVFE
- a CDS encoding LysR family transcriptional regulator, translated to MIDKLEFFMALAKARHFGRAAEDLGITQPTLSAAIKQLEDQLGVMLVQRGSRFQGLTPEGEQVLSWARRITGDARAMREEMRAAKRGLTGRIRIAAIPTALAMIPRLTTPFREKHPGVTFSILSRTSIETLSMLANFDVDAGITYLENEPLGRVVSVPLYSERYQLITAAGTRYSERETVSWAEISELPLCLLTPDMQNRRIIDQHLGEAGVVVRPTLESNSMIVLFSHIRTGKWSSIMPLNLAETFGFAEPIRAIPIVKPDASHTVGLVATPREPHTPLVAALLDEAMTLADDFRRARRDIDKESEV
- a CDS encoding carbon monoxide dehydrogenase subunit G encodes the protein MALVIEGEEKIAAPIDKVWAALNDPEVLKQCIPGCQSLEKTSDNDLAATVVLKIGPIKATFNGAVTLKNLNPPNSYTIQGEGKGGIAGFAKGGADVTLTEDGPGMTLLKYEAKADVGGKIAQLGSRLITSTSKKLAGEFFSTFGEKVGA
- a CDS encoding caspase family protein; the encoded protein is MGVLMLAVTVAGTMPSHAAKRVALVIGNSGYENLSTLSNPVRDAARMAEIVSANGFEVMRCGDGAAGCFDLDRGDMLDALEDFRDMAEGADVALVFYAGHGMQTAEGNVLAPTDIEVSCEDWRARRAVLLDDVLGAMEGAKEKIVIIDACRNDPFKAQQCMARGARPLSFGSIAVPDSVSRFLLMTSTQNGQVAQDGRAGEHSPFAEALFNVMESAPGQRFDQLLDRVTKRVVERTAAANFTQIPEILIRGGAPESCLAAGNCEGVSGDADLRREIAELKARNARNQEYEEIVVALLENAGYGDLDSIPATERQRFFDGIMAAGRALSAKGEQGEVALAALRSGDMDAAEAVFQRDLKEARHAAAKERERAAESARHLAALARPHDTGKAAEYYAEAAELDPANAQNWIDLAETSLATGDQPTAAGAYEKAVVLARKGSASPEQRVWAFEGSADIEWNAGRPEVAADLYGQAADAAREALVAEPFNTGLKRGLIVTHYNIGHLAMDDGRFEEALSNFDAGLKLAEQLAAEEPSNPVWQFDIGRAYERIGRTRQAMGELQPALEAYRKKHDIMAAVLARDPSDATWIRDLSLADEFLGDVALAQSDRDGAVARYEASLARMIPLRDSDPSNADHQRFTSVTHLKAGDVLEAMGELDRAREHFRKGMEISERLVDLDPYNGTWNWDLFRAYQRMASSTPPGTEWHRKALAAIEKMDEEGLLADDNRQWIGITRERLEASLTKTAK
- a CDS encoding dihydroxy-acid dehydratase family protein; translated protein: MDGPVTKKKYRSQEWFDNPDNPGMTALYLERYLNFGLTREELQSGKPIVGIAQTGSDLSPCNRHHIELAKRIRSGIEAAGGIPMEFPVHPIQETGKRPTATLDRNLAYLGLVELLYGYPLDGVVLTIGCDKTTPALLMAAATVNLPAIAFSVGPMLNGWHRGERTGSGTIAWKARELHAAGKIDYNEFMELVASSAPSVGYCNTMGTATTMNSLAEALGMQLPGSAAIPAPYRERGQMAYATGKRIVDMVREDLKPSDIMTRKAFENAIVINSAIGGSTNAPIHLNAIARHLGVELDNDDWQKIGHEIPLLVNLQPAGEYLGEDYHHAGGVPAVAMELMKADLLPHPDALTVNGRTIGDNCKGVENLDTRVIMTVAEPMKRAAGFINLKGNLFDSAIMKTSVISPEFRDRYLSNPNDPEAFEGRAMVFDGPEDYHRRIDDPSLGIDEFTVLFMRGTGPIGYPGGAEVVNMQPPDYLIRKGVLSLPCIGDGRQSGTSGSPSILNAAPEAAIGGGLALLKSGDRVRIDLRKGTADILIPEAELEERRKALAARGGYQYPKSQTPWQEIQRSMVDQFDEGMVLKPAIKYRDVAHTSGVPRDNH
- a CDS encoding NADH-quinone oxidoreductase subunit NuoF, whose translation is MTVTIYIPDDSAALALGAEKVAKAVVAEIAARGIDAKIVRNGSRGMFWLEPMIEVAAEFGRVAYGPVKARDVPGLFDAGLATGGMHSLSLGNPEELPFLARQIRLTFARCGITDPLSLDDYRAHGGLTGLRKAVSMAPADIVKQVTDSGLRGRGGAGFPTGIKWNTVLNAVADRKYIVCNADEGDSATFADRMVMEGDPFVLIEGMAIAGIATGATKGFIYIRSEYPHAVVKMRKAVEIARRAGVLGVNVLGSAHAFDMEVRVGAGAYVCGEETSLLNSLEGKRGVVRAKPPLPAIEGLFGKPTVINNVISLASVPIIMDRGAEFYKNFGMGRSRGTIPIQIAGNVRYGGLFETAFGLTLGEIVDGIGGGTASGRPVKAVQVGGPLGAYFPRALFDTPFDYEAFAAKDGLIGHAGITVFDDTADMLKMARFAMEFCAVESCGKCTPCRIGSTRGVETLDKVAAGIQPEKNLELVTDLCNTMKFGSLCALGGFTPYPVMSALTHFPEDFKPAPVRVAAE
- a CDS encoding formate dehydrogenase subunit gamma, with the translated sequence MAMQPASTEIEQRTVEVIAGLKDLEGPLLPILHDLQEEFGYVPRESLPVIAHELNMSRAEVYGVVSFYHDYRKVPAGRHVLKLCQAEACQSMGSDGVASKVKQALGIGFHETTSDGSVTLEPVYCLGLCACGPSAMLDGEVIGRVDDEAIEEIVEAVRT
- a CDS encoding SRPBCC family protein, producing the protein MEATPNNDLELVITKLIDAPRDKLFRCWTEAELITQWFTPKPWSTPRAETDPRAGGSSFVVMADPAGNEYPNRGVYLEVVPNEKIVFTDAFTEAWVPSEKPFFVGTVTFEDEGGKTRYTARAGHWTKEDRDAHEKMGFHEGWMQCAQQLEDLAKTI